The genomic DNA GTGCGGCAAGGCGTCCGGACCGGCGTGACGAACCTGGTGGCCATGACGAGCGAGGCTTTGCCCGGCGTGGACCCGTGGCCGTCGCCGGTCGAGGCCGTCAGGGTTTGCAGGTTCTCGTGTTCCGGGTCGGGGCTCTGTGACCCCTCGTGGTTCACGCGGGCATCGATGCCCTTTCCCGGCTGATCGTGTCGAGCAGCAGCTTCGCGGCCACCGTCGCCCCGTCGGTGCGGATCGCGCCGGCCACGGCCCTCGCCCGGGCGCGGGTCTCGGGTGTCAGGGCAGTCGTGAGCGCCGCGGACAGGGACTCGGCGGTCGGGGCGGGTCCGTCGTGGGCGGCACCGATGCCCAGGCCGGCCACCCGGCCGGCCCAGTAGGGCTGGTCCGCCAGCTGGGGTACCACCACCTGAGGCGCGCCGGCCCGGGCGGCCGTCGTCGTGGTGCCCGCGCCGCCGTGGTGCACGACGGCGGCCACCCGGCCGAACAGTGCCTGCTGGTTGACCTCGCCGACGACGAAGCAGTCGTCCTGGTCGTCGGTCAGGGCCAGGCCGGCCCAGCCACGGGAGGCGAGTACGCGGCGGCCCTGCGCGCGGACGGCCTCCACGGCCACCTGGGCGACGTCCTCCGAGGCGTGCATGGCCATGCTTCCGAACCCCACGTACACCGGTGGTTCGCCGTCCCCGAGGAACGCTTCCAGGCCGTCCGGGAGAGGGCGTTCGTCCGGCAGGATCCACGCTCCGGTCTGTACGACGTCGAGGTCCGGCGTCTCCTGCCACGGGTCGAGGGTCGGGTCCGTCGCCAGCCACGGCCGGTCACCGATGACGTAGTCGCGGACATTGCTCACCGGGGGCAGGCCGACCGACGCCCGGTTGACGTTGAGCGCCTCGCCGAACAGCGCGTCGATGTGCTGGACGTCCAGGTCCCACAGGACCCGGTTGTCGGTCACGTCCGGCGGGAACGGCCGGCCCGGATAGGCCAGCGGCGGGTGGTGCGGCGACGGCAGGGTGAGCTGCTGGAAGGTCACGGACACGGAGCGGATGCCCAGTTTCTCGGCCACCGACCGCGCGCCGGCCGCGGCCGGCATCGCGCCGGTCGCCACCAGCACGTCACATCCCTCGGCTGCCGCGGTGACCGCGGCGAACTGACTGGCGATCAACTCGGCGGCGCGCCGGGGAAGGTTCGCCGACGACGGCGGCGGCGACGCGGTCGTCAGCGCGCGCGCCGACCGGCCGACGGGCACCATCGGCACGCCGACATCGGCCAGGCGCTTCGTGAAGTCCTCGTCCGGCGGCGCGCACACCCGCACCTCCGCACCGAGTGCCCGCAACTGCACCGCGAGTCCCACCAGCGGTTCGACGTCCCCGCGCGACCCATACGTAGACAGCAACACACGCACGTCGTGACTCTCCCGATTCCGTCGGTTCCGACTTCGGCCGCCGATTCTGCGGCATGACCCGGGCCTTGCCGCAAGCCCCCCCATGCGCTATAAGTTGAGAGTGGAAAGGAGTGGGTACTCCCCTTTCCCCTTCCTCGTCCGCTGTTGACGGACGACCTCCTCGAGAAGCGCCGCGCGTTGTTCAGCGCTGTCGGCCCAGGTCGATCTCCCATGGACCCCTGGATACAGCCGTGGAACGAGAAGTTCTTCACCCTCCCCACGAGCCACGAGCCACGAGCCACGAGCCACGAGCCACGAGCCACGAGCCACGAGCCACGAGCCACGAGCCACGAGCCACGAGCCACGAGCCACGAGCCACGAGCCACGAGCCACGAGCCACGAGCCACCGGCGACCGGCTCTTCACGGTCATTCACGGTGCGTCGGTGGCCGGCGGCCGGTCCGCGGCTGTCCACCCGTCCGGTGGATGCCTACGGCCCGAGGCGTGACGCAGTCGGCGGGCGGACGCGCGACGGTGCGCGAACCGGTGAATCGCGGACTCGCCCGGTCACGACGTGCCGAGACGGTCCTGCGGAAGCCTAGGGTCGCTCGCATGACGACCAGCGACCCGGCCGACCTCGGTCGACGCGGCAAGGCGAGGTCGGCCGCGACCGTGGTGCCCCGGCCGACCCGCATCTCGCCCTTTCCGGTGCCCGGAAGCCGCCCAGGCGCCCGCCAAGGGGTCCCGTGATCCCTGGCGCGCGCACGACGACAGTTGCGGCACCTCGCCGCGTTGTCGGAACGCCCGAATACGCCCAGTACGAGGACGCCCCTTCGCCTTGCGATGCACCGCATCTGACGCCTCGCGCTGATCCTCCAGGGATTACGGGACAGCCCTTGGGCGCTGGCAACCAGCGCTTCACACCGGAGAGCCCGGACCAGGAATGAGACGATGATGTCTCATTTGGTTTATAGTTGTCTCATGACTGTCGACCGTGAGCAGGTGCTGCGCAGCGCCGCCGCTCTGCTGACCCGTAAATCGACCGCCACCATGGATGAGGTCGCCAAGGCCGCGGGCATCGGACGCGCCACCCTGCACCGGCACTTCGCCGGACGGGACGCCCTGGTCAGAGCGTTGGAGAGCCTGGGGATCCAGGAGTTCGAAGCGGCTCTCGACGCCGCCGCGCTCGACGAAGGGCCCTCGGAGCAGGCGCTGCGCCGACTGATCGCGGCTGTCGAACCGAGTGCCGGACTGCTGTCCTTCCTCGTCACTGAGAACCAGCTCTTCGAGGGCGACGAGGTGAACGAGGGCTGGAACCGGCTCGACGCGCGGGTCTCCGCCTTCTTCCGGCGCGGCCAGGAGCGCGGCGAGATCCGGATCGACCTGACCCCCGCCTGGCTGACCGAGGCCCTGTACGGGCTCGTCTCCACCGGCGCCTGGGCCGTCCAGGCCGGCCGGATCGCCGGACAGGACTTCCAGTACATGATCGTCGAGCTGTTGCTCGGCGGAGCACGCCGGAGCGTGGAGCAATGACCAGCATCGAACAGCACGCGGAGACCTCGGACGAGCTGCGCCGCCCCGGACGGTGGATCGCGCTGGCCGTGCTCGTCCTCGCCGTGCTGCTGGTGGCCATCGACGCCACGGTCCTGGGCCTTGCGACGCCGTTCCTCACCGAGGACCTCGAGCCGACCGGCACCCAGCTGCTCTGGATCGGCGACGTCTACTCGTTCGTCATCGCCGGCCTCCTGGTCTCCATGGGCAGTCTCGGTGACCGCATCGGCCGCAAGAAGCTGCTGCTGAGCGGCGCCACGGCGTTCGGCGCGGTCTCCGTGCTCAACGCGTACGCGAGCAGCCCCGAGATGATGATCCTGGCGCGGGCGCTGCTCGGCGTCGCGGGCGCCACCTTGATGCCGTCCACCCTCGCCCTGATCCGCAACCTCTTCAACGACCCGCGCGAGCGCTCCCTGGCCATCGGTATCTGGGGTGCCATGGCCTCCGCGGGCGCGGCAGTCGGCCCGGTCGTCGGCGGGTTCCTGCTTGAGCACTTCTGGTGGGGGTCGGTCTTCCTGATCAACCTGCCGGTGATGGCGGTCCTCGTGGTCGTCGGCGTCCGGATGATCCCGGAGTCGAAGAATCCGGCGCCGGGCCCCTGGGACCTGATGAGTGTCGCGCTCTCCCTGGTCGGCATGATCGGTGTCGTGTACGGCATCAAGGAACTGGCCGCGCACGGGGCGAGCTGGGAGGTAGCCGTCACCGGCATCGGCGGTGCGGCCGCGCTCTGGGGGTTCGTACGCAGGCAGCTCACGCTGCCGGATCCGCTGCTGGACATGCGGCTGTTCCACCACCGGGGATTCTCGGGCGCGGTCCTCGCCGATCTGCTGACCATCCTCGGCCTGTCCGGGCTGGTCTTCTTCCTCTCCCAGTTCCTGCAGCTGGTCCAGGGGCGCGGCCCGCTGGAGGCCGGACTCGCCGAGTTGCCGGCCGCGGTCGGCGCGGTGGCCTGCGGTCTGATCGCCGGTCGGGCCGCCCGCCGGTTCACGGTCCGGTTCGTGGTGTCCGCCGGGCTCGCGGCGGTCGGGGCCGCGCTCGCCGCCGTCACCTTCGTCCACCAGGGGACCGGCTATCCACTGATCGGTCTTCTGCTGCTGGTCGTCGGTATCGGCGCGGGCTTCGCCTTCACCGTGACCTCCGACGTGATCCTCTCCAGCGTCCCGAAGGAGCACGCGGGCTCCGCGTCCGCGGTCTCCGAGACGGCGTACGAACTCGGCGCCGCCCTCGGCATCGCCCTGCTCGGCTCCATCGTCACCGGCGTCTACCAGGACTTCGTCACCCCGCACGGCGTTCCGGCCGAAGCCGCCACGGCGGCCCACGAATCCCTGGGCGGCGCCGTCGAAGTGGCTCACGGCCTCCCGGCGGAGCAGGCGCACGCACTGGTCGCGGCGGCACAGGACTCGTTCGTCGACGGGTTGCACATCGCCGCGGGCATCGGCGCCGTGGTCCTGATCGCGACGGCGGCCGCCGCCTGGTTCCTGCTGCGCGGCCAGGCGCTGGAGGAGGAGATCGAGCATCCGTAGAGCGGCCCGCGAGCTGCCGCGCCTTCGGCCGTACGAGTGGTTGTGAGATACGGAAGGGCCCGTACCGCCAGGCGGGGTACGGGCCCTTCGGATGTCCTGCGGATCCGCCGGATCAGGCCGCCTTGGCCTTCGTCGCATACATGTCGACGTACTCCTGGCCGGAGAGCCGCATCACCTCGGCCATCACGGAGTCCGTCACCGCCCGCAGCACGTAGCGGTCGCGGTCCATGCCCTCGTAGCGGGAGAACTCCATCGGCTCACCGAACCGGACCGTCACCTTGCCGGGCCTGGGGAGTCCCGCACCACCTGGCTGCAGCTTGTCCGTGCCGATCATCGCGAACGGCACCACCGGCGCGCCCGTCATCAGCGTCAGCCGTGCGATGCCCGTACGGCCCCGGTAGAGCCGCCCGTCGGGGGAGCGGGTGCCCTCCGGGTAGATGGCGAACGCCTTGCCCTCCTCCAGCACCCGACGGCCCGTCATCAGCGCCGCGACACCGCCGCGTCCGCCGTCCCGGTCCACCGGGATCATGCCGCAGCCGGTGAAGAACCAGGCCATCATCCGGCCCTTGAGCCCCTTGCCCGTCACGTACTCGTCCTTGCCGATGTAGAACACCGGCCGGTCGCAGCAGATCGGCATGATCATCGAGTCGATGAACGTCAGATGGTTGCCCGCGAGGATCACCGGACCGTCTCCGGGGATGTTCTTCACGCCTTCCACCTGGGGGCGGAACATCAGGCGCAAGAGCGGTCCGAGCACTGCCTTGATGAGTGCGTGTCGGGACAACGGTTCCTCCGGTGTAGTGGCCAGGGCCGGCCGAGGCGCGGGATCGTGACGGTATATGCAGGTGAGGACGATACTCGCGGGTACTCGCTGATCGCACATCGGGTTCATCGGGTGGATACACAGTGTTGACGCGTGTTTCCGCCATGTTCGTCCATCGGCTGCCGCACGGATGGCGCAATTCCCTACGATCGGGCCTCGCTCGACGGTGCCACACATCACATGCGAGGGAGCAGTCATGACAGAGCGTGCGCAGGCGAACCCCGGTCGGCGGACCGTCCTGGGGGCGGGAGCGGCCGTCCTGGGAGCGGCCGCCCTCGGAGTTCCGGGAACGGCGAACGCCGCCGAGAACACGGCCGGGTCCGCCGACGGGCGGTCCGGCGGCCACGGTCACCGGCTGGACCTGCCGGTGCCGACCGTCATCGGGCACCGCGGCACCAGCGGCTACCGCCCCGAGCACACCCTCGGCTCGTACCAGCTGGCGCTCGACATGGGTGCGCACATCATCGAGCAGGACCTGGTGCCCACCAAGGACGGCCACCTCGTCTGCCGTCACGAGAACGACATAACCGCCACCACCGATGTCTCCGCCCACCCCGAGTTCGCGAGCCGCAGGACGACGAAGACCGTCGACGGCGTCTCCCTCACCGGCTGGTTCACCGAGGACTTCACCCTCGCCGAGCTGAAGACGCTGCGCGCCAAGGAGCGCATCCCCGGCAACCGTCAGAAGAACACGCTCTACGACGGCCGCTGGGAGGTTCCCACCTTCGAAGAGGTGCTCCAGTGGGCCGACCGCGAGGGTCGCAGGCGCGGGAAGCAGGTCTGGCTGTACGTCGAGACGAAGCACCCCACCTACTTCCGCGGTCTCGGCCTCGGCCTGGAGGAGCCGCTTGCCAAGCTGCTGCGCCGCTACGACCGACACCGCAAGCAGTCGCCGCTCATCCTCCAGTCCTTCGAGCCCACCAGCATCCAGCGGCTGTCGAAGCTCGTGGCCACCCCGCGGGTCGTCCTGCTCTCCGGCGCAGGAACGAAGCCCTGGGACTTCGTGGCGACCGGTGACCCGCGCACCGTCGACGATCTCGTGAAGCCCTCGGGGCTGGCGTGGATGGCGTCCTTCGCGCAGGGCATCGGCCCCACCCTGGACCTGATCATTCCGAAGGACGCGTCGGGCCGGCTCGCCACGCCGACCACCCTGGTGAAGGACGCGCACGCGAAGGGTCTGATCCTGCACCCGTACACCATGCGCAACGAGAACACCTTCCTGCCCGCCGACTTCCGGCGGGGGACGGACCCCAACGCGTACGGCGACGCATTCGGCGCGTTCCAGGCGTACTTCGCGACAGGTATCGACGGGATCTTCTCCGACAACCCGGACACGGCTCTGCTTGCCGCGGCCGACTTCGCCGGGAACTGACACCGCGGCCCACGTCAGCACCCGGCCGGGCATGCCCCCGGTCGGGTGGTGCGTCCCGCGGACGGCAACCGGACTTCGCCGGTCCACGTCGGGTGGGGTATGACGCTTCTCGCAGACGCCGGCGCCCAGGCGCCAGCCGCCGTGGTCCACGCCCTGTACCCCCTCGTCAGCGCCGAGGCGACGGCCGAGGCGAGCGACGCGGCGGCGGGTGCGGCAGTCGAACCCGCCGATCTCGAACAGGCGGTCTGGCTGCGGCTGCTGGAGCTGCTCGCGGACCGGCGACCGCCGGCGGACCCGGCGCGCTGGGTCCGCGACACCGTACGCGCGGAGGTGCGCCGTGCCCGCCGTACCGCCCGGCGTGAACTTCCGTACGTCGACGAGGCCACCGCGGATCCTGCCCGTTGCCCCGAGCGGTCGGCGGTCGGCGCCGACGAACGCAGGGCGCTGCACGCCGCGGTGGGCCGGCTGCCCGGGCGGTGCGCCGGGCTGCTCACCGCGATGCTCGCTCCGGGCGACCCCACCTACCGGGAGATCGCAGGGAAGTTGGGTATGTCACAAGGCAGTTTGGGTCCGATCCGTTCCCGATGCCTTGGATGTCTGCGCAGAATGCTCGCGGCGGAGGTTGTCGTTCCTGAACTGCGGGGATAGGAGCTGTTAGGCAACCGGCGGACCAGGTGAGCGGGAGGCATGCACACATGGGCATGAGTGTGATCATCTCGGCGGCGACGACAGAGGACGCCGAACAGATCTTGAAGCTCCAGTACCTCTGCTTTCAGAGCGAGGCGGAGCTGTACGGGAACTACCGGATCGACCCGCTCGTGCAGACCCTCGAATCGGTCCGTGACGAACTGACCGCGAACCTGGTGTTCGTGGCGCGGCTCGGGGACGAAGTCGTCGGCGCGGTACGCGGATCCATCGATCCGGACGGCATCGGGGAGATAGCCAAGCTCTGCGTCCATCCCCGGCTCCAGGGGCACGGACTCGGAGCCCGGCTGCTGCGGGCCGCCGAGTCCGCGCTAGCGGACGAGCAGTCGGCCACCCGCTTCCGGCTGCACACCGGGCACCGCAGCGAGACGAACCTGCGGCTCTACCGGCGGGCGGGTTACGCACCCGTGGGCAACACCACCGGTCAGGACGGTGTCCGGCTCATCCTGCTGGAGAAGGACGCCGCCGCGCGGGCCTACGTCGCCAGCGCCTGAGCGGCGACGCGGACGTCACACGTTCTTGGCGCGACGCAGCCAGATCATCCCGGTGACCGGCAGGATCACCGGGATGAACAGGTAGTCCCGGCCCAGATACGACCAGACGGTGGCGTCCGCGAAGGCCGACGGCTCGACCAGGGTCCACGTACCGACGAGAAGGACGCCCGCGAGCTCGGCGGCGCAGCACACCAGCGCTGTCCTGCGCGCCTTCTCGCCGCCGCGCACCAGCGAGTACGTGATGAAGCCGTACACCAGCGCGGCGACGGCCGACAGCACGTAGGCGAGCGGCGCCCTGCCGAAGTCCAGGATCATCTGGACGATCGAGCGGGAGGCGGCCGCGACGGTGAACACCCCGTAGAACCAGACGAGTACGCGGCCGGGGCCGGTCCCCAGCTCGAACCGGGCCTTCTGCCCGGATGCGGAACCGGATGTGGTGTCGGTCTCGGTCACGGTCAGCTTCCCCAGATGTCGTAGAGCCGTACTTGCAGAACGGCCAGCACGACCGCGCCCGCCGCCACCGTCACCGAACCCCATCGGGTCCGCTCGGTCAGCGACAGGAAACCTGCCGCGGGCACGGCGGCGAACGCCCCGATCAGATAGCAGATGAAGATCGTCATGCCCTGGTCCGGCCGCTCGCCCCGGGCGAGCTGCACGATCCCCACCACCAGCTGGGTCAGCGCCAGCAGCGACACCACGGCCATTCCGATGAAGTGCCAGTCCTTGGTCGGCTGATCCCGGTAGGCGGCGAAACCGCACCAGGCGGCGAGGGCGAGCGCGGTCACGGAGACCGCGACCGTCAGGGCGTCAAGCATGAGCCGAGGGTATTACGGACCAAACGGCCCCCTGCGTGCGCCCCCGTACCCGGGCGCTAGGGTCGGCGAACATGAAGATCCACGCCGAGGCCCTGCTGTTCGACAACGACGGAACGCTGCTCTCCTCCATCGAGTCCGTCCAACGCTGCTGGACCAGGTGGGCACAGGAGCACGGCGTCACGGCTGAGGACTTCTCCGGCATCGAACTGCACGGCCGTACGGCCGTCGAGATCATCGCCCAGTTGCTGCCGGCGGAGCGGGTCGACGGAGCCCTGGCCCGTATCGAACAGCTGGAGGTCGAGGACGTCCCCGGCGGCGTCGTGGTGCTCCCCGGCACAAAGGAGCTGCTCGGTTCGCTGCCCGCGCACCGCTGGGCCGTCGTCACCTCAGCCACCCGCCCGCTGGGCGAGGCGCGGCTGCGCGAGGCAGGCATCGACTTCCCGGTCATGATCGCCGCCGAGGACGTCACCCGGGGCAAGCCGGATCCCGAGCCCTACCTCCTGGCGGCCCGTCGCCTCGGCGTCGACCCCGCCCGCTGCGTGGTCTTCGAGGACGCCCCCGCCGGACTGCGGGCCGGACGGGCGGCCGGGATGACGACCGTGGCCTTGGCCACAACGCACGCACGCGCGGAGCTGGTCGCCGACGTGGTCGTCGCTGATCTCTCCGCCATATCGGTGCAGGTCACAGCCACGGGAGTGGAAATCTCCACCGCGGACTGAACCGGGCGGCACGACGGTCCATGCCTGTCCGCTATGCGGACAGGCGGGCAGGCCGGAACCGCACGTCTGTTTTACTTGGCCCATGACCACGACGAGCAGCCGCACCCTTGCGACCGAGGCGATCACGACGCCCGGTGCTCGTTGTATGTGTCGAATGCGCGCCTTCTGAGGGCCCCCGCCTGAGCCTCGCGCCCCGAAGCGAGACCGAGCCCACGCCGTCCGCACCCAGCGGAACGAGCCGCTCCAGCACGTACCTGCCCCGGCGGACCGCCGCCGCAGCCGTGCCGAGACCCACCGGCCGAACACCCGAGTCCGAACAGTCTCTTCAGACGAATGCCCCGTGCCCGGCGGACACCGCGCCGTGCACTCGACAGTGACGGAAACCCCTGTGATCACCACTACGGGCCTCACGAAGGTCTATCAGTCGCGCGGCCGAGAGGTCACTGCTCTGGACGGCGTCGACCTGCATGTCCGTGAGGGCGAGGTGTACGGCGTCATCGGACAGAGCGGTGCCGGCAAATCCTCCCTGATCCGCTGCGTCAACCTGCTGGAACGCCCCACCTCGGGCACCGTGACCGTGGCCGGCCAGGACCTCACCGCGCTCGCCGGCCGGGGCCGCCGGGCCGGCAAGGAGCTCCGCGAGGCGCGCAGCCGTATCGGCATGGTCTTCCAGCACTTCAACCTGCTGGCCTCGCGCAACGTCCAGGACAACATCGAGCTCCCGCTGGAGATCCTCGGCGTCTCCGGTCGCGACCGCACCCGTAAGGCCCTCGAACTCCTCGACCTGGTCGGCCTGGCCGACAAGGCGAAGGCCTACCCCGGCCAGCTCTCCGGCGGCCAGAAGCAGCGCGTCGGCATCGCCCGGGCGCTGGCCGGAGACCCCAAGGTGCTGCTCTCCGACGAGGCGACGTCCGCCCTCGACCCGGAGACCACCCGCTCCATCCTCCAACTGCTGCGCGACCTCAACCAGCAGCTCGGTCTGACCGTCCTGCTCATCACGCACGAGATGGACGTCGTCAAGACGATCTGCGACTCGGCCGCCCTGATGCAGAAGGGCCGCATCGTCGAGTCCGGCACGGTCGGCGAACTGCTCGCCACCCCCGGCTCCCAACTGGCCCACGAGCTGTTCCCGGTCGGCGGTACGGCCTCCGGTCCCGACCGGACGGTCGTCGACGTCACCTTCCACGGCGAGGCCGCGACCCAGCCGGTGATCTCGCAGCTCTCCCGTACGTACAACATCGACATCTCGATCCTGGGTGCCGCGATGGACACCGTCGGCGGCAACCAGGTCGGCCGGATGCGCATCGAGCTGCCCGGCCGTTTCGAGGAGAACGTCGTCCCGATCGGCTTCCTGCGCGAGCAGGGCCTGCAGGCCGAGGTCGTGGACACGGTGGCCGCCGACGGCATCCCCGCCCAGACCCCCGCCGCACTCACCCAGACCCCGCTCACCAAGGAGGTGGCCAAGTGACCTGGTCCGAAATGCAGCCACTGCTGTCCCAGGGAACCGTCGACACCCTCTACATGGTGCTGTGGTCCGCGGTCGTCACCGTTCTCGTCGGACTGCCGCTCGGCGTACTGCTGGTCCTCACCGACAAGGGTGGACTGCTCCAGAACACCGTGGTGAACAAGGTCGTCGGCGTGATCGTGAACATCGGCCGCTCGCTGCCGTTCATCATCCTGCTGATCGCTCTGATCCCCTTCACCACCTGGGTCGTCGGCACCTTCATCGGCCCGACCGCGATGATCGTGCCGCTCGCCGTCGGCGCCATCCCGTTCTTCGCCCGGCTCGTGGAGACGGCCGTCCGCGAGGTCGACCACGGGCTCGTCGAAGCCGTCCAGTCGATGGGCGGATCCATCCCGACGATCGTGCGGAAGGTCCTGCTGCCGCAGGCCCTGCCGTCGCTCGTCTCCGCGGTCACCACGACCGTCATCGTGCTCATCGGATACTCCGCGATGGCCGGTGCGGTCGGCGGCGAAGGGCTCGGCTCCAAGGCCGTCACCTACGGATTCCAGCGCTTCGACAACCAGTTCATGCTGATCACCGTCGCGCTGCTGGTCGTCATCGTGACCGTGGTCCAGCTGATCGGCGACGTGGCCGTGCGCCTGCTGGCCCGCCGGGGCCGCACCGCCTCCTGAGACCTTCACTCCGCTCACAAGCCCGAACTCCTTGTCCGGGCGCACCACCCTCACCATCAGAAAGAGGCACTTTTCGTGCGTAAGAACATCAAGATCACCGCAGCTGCCGCCGCCACCGCCGCCCTCGCCTTCGGCCTCACCGCCTGCGGCACGTCGTCCGACCCGGCCTCCAAGAGCGAGACCGGCGCCAACGCCGACACCTCCAAGGCACTCGTCGTCGCCGCGTCCCCGACGCCGCACGCCGA from Streptomyces sp. NBC_01707 includes the following:
- a CDS encoding glycosyltransferase, with the translated sequence MRVLLSTYGSRGDVEPLVGLAVQLRALGAEVRVCAPPDEDFTKRLADVGVPMVPVGRSARALTTASPPPSSANLPRRAAELIASQFAAVTAAAEGCDVLVATGAMPAAAGARSVAEKLGIRSVSVTFQQLTLPSPHHPPLAYPGRPFPPDVTDNRVLWDLDVQHIDALFGEALNVNRASVGLPPVSNVRDYVIGDRPWLATDPTLDPWQETPDLDVVQTGAWILPDERPLPDGLEAFLGDGEPPVYVGFGSMAMHASEDVAQVAVEAVRAQGRRVLASRGWAGLALTDDQDDCFVVGEVNQQALFGRVAAVVHHGGAGTTTTAARAGAPQVVVPQLADQPYWAGRVAGLGIGAAHDGPAPTAESLSAALTTALTPETRARARAVAGAIRTDGATVAAKLLLDTISRERASMPA
- a CDS encoding TetR/AcrR family transcriptional regulator — translated: MTVDREQVLRSAAALLTRKSTATMDEVAKAAGIGRATLHRHFAGRDALVRALESLGIQEFEAALDAAALDEGPSEQALRRLIAAVEPSAGLLSFLVTENQLFEGDEVNEGWNRLDARVSAFFRRGQERGEIRIDLTPAWLTEALYGLVSTGAWAVQAGRIAGQDFQYMIVELLLGGARRSVEQ
- a CDS encoding MFS transporter; translation: MTSIEQHAETSDELRRPGRWIALAVLVLAVLLVAIDATVLGLATPFLTEDLEPTGTQLLWIGDVYSFVIAGLLVSMGSLGDRIGRKKLLLSGATAFGAVSVLNAYASSPEMMILARALLGVAGATLMPSTLALIRNLFNDPRERSLAIGIWGAMASAGAAVGPVVGGFLLEHFWWGSVFLINLPVMAVLVVVGVRMIPESKNPAPGPWDLMSVALSLVGMIGVVYGIKELAAHGASWEVAVTGIGGAAALWGFVRRQLTLPDPLLDMRLFHHRGFSGAVLADLLTILGLSGLVFFLSQFLQLVQGRGPLEAGLAELPAAVGAVACGLIAGRAARRFTVRFVVSAGLAAVGAALAAVTFVHQGTGYPLIGLLLLVVGIGAGFAFTVTSDVILSSVPKEHAGSASAVSETAYELGAALGIALLGSIVTGVYQDFVTPHGVPAEAATAAHESLGGAVEVAHGLPAEQAHALVAAAQDSFVDGLHIAAGIGAVVLIATAAAAWFLLRGQALEEEIEHP
- a CDS encoding 1-acyl-sn-glycerol-3-phosphate acyltransferase; this translates as MSRHALIKAVLGPLLRLMFRPQVEGVKNIPGDGPVILAGNHLTFIDSMIMPICCDRPVFYIGKDEYVTGKGLKGRMMAWFFTGCGMIPVDRDGGRGGVAALMTGRRVLEEGKAFAIYPEGTRSPDGRLYRGRTGIARLTLMTGAPVVPFAMIGTDKLQPGGAGLPRPGKVTVRFGEPMEFSRYEGMDRDRYVLRAVTDSVMAEVMRLSGQEYVDMYATKAKAA
- a CDS encoding glycerophosphodiester phosphodiesterase, translated to MTERAQANPGRRTVLGAGAAVLGAAALGVPGTANAAENTAGSADGRSGGHGHRLDLPVPTVIGHRGTSGYRPEHTLGSYQLALDMGAHIIEQDLVPTKDGHLVCRHENDITATTDVSAHPEFASRRTTKTVDGVSLTGWFTEDFTLAELKTLRAKERIPGNRQKNTLYDGRWEVPTFEEVLQWADREGRRRGKQVWLYVETKHPTYFRGLGLGLEEPLAKLLRRYDRHRKQSPLILQSFEPTSIQRLSKLVATPRVVLLSGAGTKPWDFVATGDPRTVDDLVKPSGLAWMASFAQGIGPTLDLIIPKDASGRLATPTTLVKDAHAKGLILHPYTMRNENTFLPADFRRGTDPNAYGDAFGAFQAYFATGIDGIFSDNPDTALLAAADFAGN
- a CDS encoding sigma-70 family RNA polymerase sigma factor — its product is MTLLADAGAQAPAAVVHALYPLVSAEATAEASDAAAGAAVEPADLEQAVWLRLLELLADRRPPADPARWVRDTVRAEVRRARRTARRELPYVDEATADPARCPERSAVGADERRALHAAVGRLPGRCAGLLTAMLAPGDPTYREIAGKLGMSQGSLGPIRSRCLGCLRRMLAAEVVVPELRG
- a CDS encoding GNAT family N-acetyltransferase; its protein translation is MGMSVIISAATTEDAEQILKLQYLCFQSEAELYGNYRIDPLVQTLESVRDELTANLVFVARLGDEVVGAVRGSIDPDGIGEIAKLCVHPRLQGHGLGARLLRAAESALADEQSATRFRLHTGHRSETNLRLYRRAGYAPVGNTTGQDGVRLILLEKDAAARAYVASA
- a CDS encoding HAD family hydrolase encodes the protein MKIHAEALLFDNDGTLLSSIESVQRCWTRWAQEHGVTAEDFSGIELHGRTAVEIIAQLLPAERVDGALARIEQLEVEDVPGGVVVLPGTKELLGSLPAHRWAVVTSATRPLGEARLREAGIDFPVMIAAEDVTRGKPDPEPYLLAARRLGVDPARCVVFEDAPAGLRAGRAAGMTTVALATTHARAELVADVVVADLSAISVQVTATGVEISTAD
- a CDS encoding methionine ABC transporter ATP-binding protein, whose amino-acid sequence is MITTTGLTKVYQSRGREVTALDGVDLHVREGEVYGVIGQSGAGKSSLIRCVNLLERPTSGTVTVAGQDLTALAGRGRRAGKELREARSRIGMVFQHFNLLASRNVQDNIELPLEILGVSGRDRTRKALELLDLVGLADKAKAYPGQLSGGQKQRVGIARALAGDPKVLLSDEATSALDPETTRSILQLLRDLNQQLGLTVLLITHEMDVVKTICDSAALMQKGRIVESGTVGELLATPGSQLAHELFPVGGTASGPDRTVVDVTFHGEAATQPVISQLSRTYNIDISILGAAMDTVGGNQVGRMRIELPGRFEENVVPIGFLREQGLQAEVVDTVAADGIPAQTPAALTQTPLTKEVAK
- a CDS encoding methionine ABC transporter permease, which translates into the protein MTWSEMQPLLSQGTVDTLYMVLWSAVVTVLVGLPLGVLLVLTDKGGLLQNTVVNKVVGVIVNIGRSLPFIILLIALIPFTTWVVGTFIGPTAMIVPLAVGAIPFFARLVETAVREVDHGLVEAVQSMGGSIPTIVRKVLLPQALPSLVSAVTTTVIVLIGYSAMAGAVGGEGLGSKAVTYGFQRFDNQFMLITVALLVVIVTVVQLIGDVAVRLLARRGRTAS